Genomic DNA from Candidatus Sericytochromatia bacterium:
CCGCGGGTGCGCAGCGACCGGGCCCGGGAGGCGCTCGTGCGCGTCGGGCTCGGCGATCGCCTGGTCAACCGCCCGAACGAGCTGTCCGGCGGGCAGAAGCAACGCGTCGCGATCGCGCGGGCGATCGTCAACCGGCCCCAACTGCTGCTGGCCGACGAACCGACCGGCGCACTCGACACCCGCACCGGCATCGAGATCATGCGCCTGTTCCAGGCGCTCAACGACGACGGCATGACCGTGCTGGTGGTGACGCACGAACCCGAAGTCGCCAGTTACTGCCGGCGCATGCTGCGCATGCAGGACGGACGCCTGGTCGACGATCAACCCGTCGCCCAGCAACGGCTCGCCTGACCATGCGCGCGGAGACGTACGGGGCGATCGCCTTCGAGGCGCTGGTACTGAACAAGGTCCGCTCGTTGCTGACCATGCTCGGCATCATCATCGGCGTCTTTGCCGTGATCGTCATGATTGGCCTGGGGCAGGGCTCTCAGGCCTACGTCACCAACCAGGTGAAGGGCCTGGGCGCGGGCGTGCTGGTCGTCACGCCGGGCAACCCGCGCACCCAGCGAGGCTTCGGGGGCGGCGGCCTGAGCAGCGCCCAGACGCTGAAGATCAGTGACGCGCTGGCCCTGCAGCGCCTGCCCGGCGTGCGCTTCGCCTCGCCCCAGAATTTCTTCCAGGGCCTGATCAGCGTGGGCAAGACCAGCGTGGGCGCGCAGGTGGTCGGCACGAGCCCCAACGCGCAGGCGGTGCGGGGCCTGCGCATCGCCGAGGGACGCTTCTTCAGCGACACCGAATGGCGCACGGGCGCCAAGGTGATCGTGATCGGGCCCTCGCTGGCCAGCAACCTGTTCAAGGAGACGCTGGGCTCACCGCTGGAGACGCGTGTGCGCCTCGGCGAGCAGCGCTTTCGCGTGGTCGGCGTGCTGGCCGGCAGCACCGGCGCGGCACTGGGCTCGACCGACGACCTGGGCTTCATCCCCACCCGCGCCATGCAGAGCCTGACGGACACGGGCGATCGCCTGGTCTCGGTGCTGGTCAAGGTCGAAAGCGACGAACTGCTGCCGGCCGTGCAGAACCAGACGCGCGAGCTGCTGCGCAGCCGCCACGGCCTGCGGGGCGACGATGAGGACGACTTCAAGATTCAAAGCCAGGCCGACATCCTGGCCACTGTCTCGCTGGTGACGGGCGCCTTCACCGTCTTGCTGGCCGGCATCGCGGCGATCTCGCTGCTGGTGGGCGGCATCGGCATCATGAACATCATGCTCGTCTCCGTGACCGAACGAACCCGCGAGATCGGCGTTCGCAAGGCAGTGGGAGCCAAGACGGGCGCGATCTTGCGCCAGTTCCTGATCGAAAGCGGCACCGTCAGCTTGGCCGGAGGCACGCTCGGCATCGGGCTGGGCTTGCTGGCGATCTGGGGCATCACCAGCTGGGCCAAATTGCCGTTTGTCTTCTCCCCGCTGGCCCTGGTTGGCGCCTTCGTCTTCTCGGCCGCCGTGGGCGTGTTCTTCGGCGCCTACCCCGCCTTCAAGGCGGCCCGGCTCGACCCCGTCGACGCGCTGCGATACGAATAGGGACGCCCATGCGCAGCCAGGAAGCAATCCGTAACGCCTTCGAGTCCCTGTTCCTCAACAAGGTCCGGGCGGGCCTGACCATGCTCGGCATCATCATCGGCGTTTTTGCCGTGATCGTCATGATCGGCCTGGGGCAAGCGTCGCAGAGCTACATCACGGGGCAGATCCAGGGCCTGGGCGCGCGGGTCCTGATCATCACGCCGGGCAACCCGAAGTCGCAGAAGAACATGGGCCCCCCCAACATCAACGCGGCGCCGTTGAAGCTCGCCGACGCCGAGGCCCTGATGGCGCTGCCGGGCATCGACGCCGTCTCCCCGAGCGCCTTCGGCACCCAGGTCTTTCGCGCAGGGAGCAAGCTGCAAGGCGGCACCTTGCTGGGCTGCGATCCGACGGTGGTGACGGTGCGGGCGCTCAAGCAGGGGCGTGGCCGCTTCTTCTCCGAACAGGAAGCGCGCACGGGTGCGCGCGTGATCGTGCTGGGCTCGCGCCTGGCTGACGACCTGTTCAAGGAGGGGCTGATCGACCCCCTCGGCGCGCGGGTGGGCATCGGCGAGCGTCGCTTTCGCGTGGTGGGCGTGCTGGCGCCCCAAGGCGGCGGTCTGTTCGGCTCGGTCGATGAGCAGGCCTTCGTGCCGATCCGGGCCTATCATGGCATCGTCGAGACGGGCGAGCGGCTCAACTCCGTGCTGGTGCGCGTCGCCCACGAAGACCTGCTGAAAGTCAGCGACGAACGCATCCGCGAAGTGCTGCGCCGCCGGCATCACCTGGGGTTCGGCAAGGAGGACGACTTCCGCATCCAGACCCAGGCCGACGTGCTCTCGACCGTCACGGCCGTGACGGGCGCCTTCACCGTCCTGCTGGCCGGCATTGCGGCGATTTCACTGCTGGTAGGCGGGATCGGCATCATGAACATCATGCTCGTGTCCGTCACCGAACGGACCCGGGAGATCGGCATCCGCAAGGCGGTGGGGGCCAAAACCGGCGCGATCCTGCGTCAGTTCCTGATCGAATCCGGCACGCTCAGCCTGGTGGGAGGCAGCGTCGGCATCGCGAGTGGCCTGCTGGTGCTGTGGATCGTCTCGCTGACCGCCAGCCTGCCCTTCGTCTTCTCTCCGCTGGCCCTGGTGGGCGCCTTCGTCTTTTCAGCCGCGGTGGGCGTCTTCTTCGGCATCTATCCGGCCGCCAAAGCCGCCCGGCTCGACCCCGTGGACGCCCTGCGCTACGAGTAGGTTTGGGGGACGAGCGCCGCGTTGCCTTGGAGCAGGGCCGACATTCTAGTAGGTTCTGCGCCCGCCGGAAGAATAGGCATAGGACGAGAGCCCCACCCAACCGCCGATGCCGCCCTCTGCCATCCTGCCCGGGTCGAGGTCCATCAGGGCTTCGAATTCCTCCCGCGCCAGCACATGCTCACCCAGGCCATCGAGGAAGCGCACCTCCGTGTCCGAAATCCCGAGCACATTGACCAGGTGGGCATAGGCCTGCGACCCTTCGGGTGACCGGATCGCCACGCTGGCGCGGCGATCCGTTTCCAGGCGACGCTGCAGCTTCGCCACCCCGGTCTGCACGCTGTGAAAGTATCCATCCGGCTCCGTGCCGTCAGCCTGGGCCCCCACCAAAGCC
This window encodes:
- a CDS encoding ABC transporter ATP-binding protein; amino-acid sequence: MVGINKIYGGAVPYHALHDVALTVQRGEMVALMGASGSGKSTLMNLIGCLDRPTTGDYWLAGRHLADLNDDQLADVRNHELGFVFQSFNLLPRYSSLKNVELPLLYADVPPRVRSDRAREALVRVGLGDRLVNRPNELSGGQKQRVAIARAIVNRPQLLLADEPTGALDTRTGIEIMRLFQALNDDGMTVLVVTHEPEVASYCRRMLRMQDGRLVDDQPVAQQRLA
- a CDS encoding ABC transporter permease, whose product is MRAETYGAIAFEALVLNKVRSLLTMLGIIIGVFAVIVMIGLGQGSQAYVTNQVKGLGAGVLVVTPGNPRTQRGFGGGGLSSAQTLKISDALALQRLPGVRFASPQNFFQGLISVGKTSVGAQVVGTSPNAQAVRGLRIAEGRFFSDTEWRTGAKVIVIGPSLASNLFKETLGSPLETRVRLGEQRFRVVGVLAGSTGAALGSTDDLGFIPTRAMQSLTDTGDRLVSVLVKVESDELLPAVQNQTRELLRSRHGLRGDDEDDFKIQSQADILATVSLVTGAFTVLLAGIAAISLLVGGIGIMNIMLVSVTERTREIGVRKAVGAKTGAILRQFLIESGTVSLAGGTLGIGLGLLAIWGITSWAKLPFVFSPLALVGAFVFSAAVGVFFGAYPAFKAARLDPVDALRYE
- a CDS encoding ABC transporter permease: MRSQEAIRNAFESLFLNKVRAGLTMLGIIIGVFAVIVMIGLGQASQSYITGQIQGLGARVLIITPGNPKSQKNMGPPNINAAPLKLADAEALMALPGIDAVSPSAFGTQVFRAGSKLQGGTLLGCDPTVVTVRALKQGRGRFFSEQEARTGARVIVLGSRLADDLFKEGLIDPLGARVGIGERRFRVVGVLAPQGGGLFGSVDEQAFVPIRAYHGIVETGERLNSVLVRVAHEDLLKVSDERIREVLRRRHHLGFGKEDDFRIQTQADVLSTVTAVTGAFTVLLAGIAAISLLVGGIGIMNIMLVSVTERTREIGIRKAVGAKTGAILRQFLIESGTLSLVGGSVGIASGLLVLWIVSLTASLPFVFSPLALVGAFVFSAAVGVFFGIYPAAKAARLDPVDALRYE